The Danio rerio strain Tuebingen ecotype United States chromosome 10, GRCz12tu, whole genome shotgun sequence genome contains a region encoding:
- the LOC141376454 gene encoding trace amine-associated receptor 13c-like — translation MKRQKGEQNKLLTGGDSLMAYETEDQETQYCFPDINSSCVKGRSASHGYIIIYVFVSLLSAWTVFLNLLVIISISHFKKLHTPTNMIILSLSVADLLVGFIMPVEAIRLTETCWYFGDTFCSLYLLYIAVLLSASLSNFVLIALDRYVAVCHPLLYPQKITITKTLMSICLSWACFSAYNITFVIYNGYFDTLYKTDVCYGQCSFIMSFHWIVTDLFMSFIFPCFLIITLYLRIFYVVHQQVKVINSLMKAGKCVTEGSVKRKSESKAALTLGIIVSVYLLCWIPYYICTLTVSSSTIINVLTWVVYANSGLNPLVYALFYPSFKKTFKHILTLKILHSASSLINIFTES, via the coding sequence ATGAAAAGACAGAAAGGAGAACAGAACAAACTCCTAACAGGAGGAGACTCACTCATGGCCTACGAGACAGAGGATCAGGAGACTCAATACTGCTTTCCTGACATCAACTCATCATGTGTCAAGGGGAGAAGCGCAAGTCATGGATATATCATCATCTATGTGTTTGTGTCATTGTTGTCAGCATGGACTGTGTTTCTGAACCTGCTggtgatcatctccatctctcacttcaagaagcttcacactccaaccaacatgattattctctctctgtctgtggcTGATCTGCTTGTTGGATTCATCATGCCTGTAGAGGCCATCAGACTGACAGAGACATGTTGGTACTTTGGAGACACTTTCTGTTCActctatttattatatattgcGGTACTTCTTTCTGCATCTCttagtaattttgttttaattgctCTTGATCGATATGTGGCTGTGTGTCACCCTTTACTGTACCCACAAAAAATAACCATCACTAAAACATTAATGAGTATCTGTCTGAGCTGGGCTTGCTTCTCAGCATATAACATTACCTTTGTTATTTATAATGGATATTTTGACACTTTATACAAAACAGATGTGTGTTATGGACAGTGTTCATTCATTATGAGCTTTCATTGGATAGTCACTGATCTGTTCATGTcttttatttttccctgttttCTGATCATCACTTTATATTTGAGGATTTTCTATGTCGTTCATCAGCAAGTGAAGGTTATAAACTCTCTGATGAAGGCTGGTAAATGTGTAACGGAGGGTTCAGTGAAGAGGAAATCTGAGAGTAAAGCTGCTCTGACTTTAGGAATCATTGTGTCTGTGTATCTGCTTTGCTGGAttccatactatatctgtacatTAACTGTAAGCTCCTCcacaattataaatgttttgacaTGGGTTGTCTATGCTAACTCAGGTCTGAATCCTCtggtttatgctttattttacccCTCGTTTAAGAagacatttaaacacattttaactctgaaaatacttcattctgcATCCTCTCTTATAAATATCTTTACAGAAAGTTAA